CGTCCGCGAAGCCGAGGCGCTTCCTCCGCCTCCGATCGAGAGCATGTTCAGCGACGTCTACAAGGACATGCCCCGGCACATCCAGGAGCAGATGCGTTACGCCGCGGCCATGGGCGCCGGCGGCAAGAACGAAGGCGCGTTTCCGCTGTAGTCGGGTGTGGCGCTTCAGGACGTGGAAGGGAGCGCCAGCGAGACGCGCACGCCCTCGATCGCGGCGCTCAGCGGGATCGCCGCGATCCCGTTCGGCGCGTAGAACGCGATCGATCGATCGTGCCGCGGCGCCCACTCCCTGGGATCCCCGAGGGAATGGAACGAGACCGTGGGAATGCCCACGGCGGCCGCGATGTGCATCACGCCCGAGTCGTTGCACGCCAGCAAGTCGAGGGCGGAGCAGGCGGCGGCGAACTCGCCGATCCCACCCGCCGGCACGAGACCCGCGGTCACGCCGCGCGCGGCAAGCCCGGCGACCACCGCAGCGGCTCGTCCACGCTCGCGCGGAGAATCGAACACCACGAGCCAAAGGCGATCTCGAGCGCCGGCGAGCTCGGCGCCGAGTTCGACGAACGACTCCAGCGGCCAGCACTTGAGCTCGTTGGCCGCGCCGGGGTGGAGCCCCACGATGCGTCCGGGGCCATCGACATCGCCGAGCCCGCGCAGCGCTTCCTCGATCCGCGCGCGACCCGCCGCGCGATCGTTCTCCGAAAGCTCGAGATGGGTGAGTGGTCGCTCGTTCGTTGGCGCGCACCAGCGGACCAGGTCCAGCAGCCGCTCGGCTTGTGCCGTGGAATGGAGTCCCACGTCGACGTCGACGTCGTACAGCGGATCGGTCGATTCCGCCGCGAGCGCTCGCGCTCCGGGATCCTCGGGAGCGTCCGGTGAGATCGGCCCGGCGAACACGCG
The Candidatus Eisenbacteria bacterium genome window above contains:
- a CDS encoding glycosyltransferase family 9 protein, which gives rise to MSKVQHPGGAIRALASLRKRPAARDRIAIAANATRILVIKPHDQLGDFVLTTPALRALRARYPRARLAVLTREFLAPLARRVKDIDDVWVLPRVSDLASIAHLASVTSSVMRFRPDVAFVMNSVSRSKSADGFAFWSGARLIVGRSRVFAGPISPDAPEDPGARALAAESTDPLYDVDVDVGLHSTAQAERLLDLVRWCAPTNERPLTHLELSENDRAAGRARIEEALRGLGDVDGPGRIVGLHPGAANELKCWPLESFVELGAELAGARDRLWLVVFDSPRERGRAAAVVAGLAARGVTAGLVPAGGIGEFAAACSALDLLACNDSGVMHIAAAVGIPTVSFHSLGDPREWAPRHDRSIAFYAPNGIAAIPLSAAIEGVRVSLALPSTS